The bacterium DNA segment AAACGGCAGCGGGATATGGCTCCATGGTACTGATGAGCCGTTCGAAAAGACATCTTCAAACGATACCCGCGGTTGTGTCGTAACAACAAACGAATCAATCGTGAAACTGAGCAAGTATATCGAGCCGGGTAAAACACCGATCATTATACTGGATACGGTGAATTTCAAATCCAGGGACGAAATGAATAAACAGAGTAAGACGGCGATGGAGCTGATTCAAGACTGGAAAACCGCATGGGAGAATAAAAAAATCGATGGATATATAAAACATTATGCTTCGTCGTTTTCTTCCCAGGGTATGACACGGAACCAGTGGAAAATTGACAAACAGGGTAAATTTGAACGTAACAACGAATACAACATAGATCTTAAGGATATCATTATACTCGCCCACAACGGAAATATCGTGGTCCAGTTCGTTCAGAATTATTCAATCAAAAACACCAATTTTTCAACAGTCGGAACAAAAACGCTCTACCTTGTTCCCGAACAGAACACGTGGAAAATTGTTGCGGAACAATTTCGCTGACAGTGATATACCATGATTAAACCTCCGTTTACGTTACTCGTCATCAAGAAAACCCATGAACCGGTCACGGTACGTATTACGTTCACGAAAGTACTGGCAGCTCTGGTTCTTGCAATTATGATAAGCCTGATCAGTGGTTTTGGACTTACACTTATAATCGCGAGATTCCATATTCCGTTTCTCTTACCGGTATCCGACACGATAAGCGTTCAATCCGGGTCCCGTCAGTCGCCGCTCGTTTCCGAATCGGCCGTAAATTCCATGGAAGATTCTTCGCGTTCGACCGAGCTTAAAAATTTTACGGTTTCTGCCGGTAAAAAAAATGAATTCGATATTGCCTTTTCTCTTGCCGGTGCCGATGCATATGACCAGGTTTATGTATGGATTATCATCAATCCCGATTCCGACATCGCGGGAGAAACGATAATCCATCCGCGAAATCCGGTTTTCAGAGGTATTCCGGTCGATTACCGGAACGGAGCCGTATATGATCCTGTATCCGCCACGGCTTTTCAGGTCTCTCTTTCAGAGGCGACGACGGGTATCGAAATCAGGGATTTCAGAATACTCATTTATTCCCGTGATGGAGCCGTGCTCGTGGACAAGCGGTTTGTCATCTCGGAGTCGAAAGGAAGCGAATCTTCATGACTTTTTCGTTTTTATCTCTGTTATTCATGAAAAGCCTTGTGAAAAACACCTCATGTCTTGATATAGACTGTCAAGGGTCGGCACGAAGTGCCGATTTACATACCCTTGACAGCAACAAAACAATACATTTCATTAACGGGCGTGTGAATAAGGGACTTTTTCACCGCCCTTTAAAAAGATATATGAAATCCCTCAACGCCCTGAGCACACTGTGCCTTATCTGTCTTGGTCTTTGCTTTAACGGTGATTTTCCGGTGCTTGCTGAAGAATCGAGAACCCGGACGGTAACCTATCTTGAAAATTCAGATTATGAATTTACGATCTATTTCATCCATGGCAAACAGCCGGGCAAGACCATGATGATAATGGGCGGCATCCAGGGCGATGAACCAGGAGGCTATCTCGCCGCCGACCTGTATGCCGATCTGCTCCTCGAAAAAGGAAACCTGATAGTCGTACCTCGTGCGAATTTTTACACAATCAAGAAAAATAACCGGGGTATCAACGGGGATATGAATCGAAAGTTCGGTCAGAACTTACAAGAAGATGATGATGCCGATCTCCATATAATAGGGATTCTCAAAGACCTCATATCAAAAAGTGATGTACTTTTAAATCTCCACGAAGGTTCCGGTTATTATTCCTCCACGTATATCTCTGAAATGCGTAATCCCATGCGTTACGGACAGTCGATTATATTCGACGCCGAAACCTATACGCATTCTGACGGAAGGATTATCGACCTGGTTGGACCTGCTTCACGGGTTATCAACGAAATAAACAGCAATATCGATGATCCGGAGCATTTTTTTCATCCCAACAATCATGATACGCTTTCCGATGACACAAAACACATCGAACAGAGAAAAAGCGCCACATACTATGCGTTGACCGTTGCGGGAATACCCGCTTTCGGACTGGAGACCTCGAAAAGCTTATCGCCGATCGAAACGAAAGTCCGTTACCAGACGCTCGCTATCAATGCTTTCATGAGAGAATACGAAATAATACCCGAGCACCCGAGCGTTTATCTTCCGACACCTCAACTCGATCATCTTGTGATCAACATTATCGGAAATTCCGTGCCGTTTGCGGTGCAGAACGGAACCACTCTGACCATCCCGGCAGGCTCTTCTATTCAGGTGGCATCCGTAGTTGCAAATTATCTGCGTGGTATCTCACTCGATATCCAGGGTTATGGGAATACCAACGATCTCGGCCGTGTGGTCAGTATAACCTCCCCCACAACAATTAAAGTATACAAGGATGCATTCCTCTGCGGAGAAGTGAATATCAATCCCGGGCAGAACGAAACATCCAGAGCGAACACACTGTCCGCTCATCCCGTGCTCAATCGTATTGAAATTACCATCTCGGGTAAAAATATGGTTGTATCTCCGGATGATACGCTTCATATTATCAGGGGAGATGTTCTTAAAATCATTAATGCGCAGGTTTCCGGCAGAATGGATGCCGATATCCGTGTCAATTTCGTTGGGTTTGTCGGAAAAGATAAAAAAATCAACGATGCCGATGACAGGGGATACGAGATTAATACGGCCACGGATCTGATGCATCAGTGGAGTATCGATAAATCAGGTGAATTGTTCCGCATCGAAGCACTCTACAGCCGTAATGTTATCGGTACGGTCTATGTTTTACTGTATGAACCGGAAATAGAATATCTCATTATCGAGCTTGAAAACGGCCAGAAACTCGCCTTGTCTCCCGGTTCGGTATTTCATTGCGAGATGAATGAGAAACTCACGGTATTGTCCATTGTATCGAATATTCATGACAAACCGTTTATCAATACCTATATTTCTCAAGGGCCTGACAATGTAAAAGAGATTACATTACCCGCAGCG contains these protein-coding regions:
- a CDS encoding M14/M99 family metallopeptidase; its protein translation is MLAEESRTRTVTYLENSDYEFTIYFIHGKQPGKTMMIMGGIQGDEPGGYLAADLYADLLLEKGNLIVVPRANFYTIKKNNRGINGDMNRKFGQNLQEDDDADLHIIGILKDLISKSDVLLNLHEGSGYYSSTYISEMRNPMRYGQSIIFDAETYTHSDGRIIDLVGPASRVINEINSNIDDPEHFFHPNNHDTLSDDTKHIEQRKSATYYALTVAGIPAFGLETSKSLSPIETKVRYQTLAINAFMREYEIIPEHPSVYLPTPQLDHLVINIIGNSVPFAVQNGTTLTIPAGSSIQVASVVANYLRGISLDIQGYGNTNDLGRVVSITSPTTIKVYKDAFLCGEVNINPGQNETSRANTLSAHPVLNRIEITISGKNMVVSPDDTLHIIRGDVLKIINAQVSGRMDADIRVNFVGFVGKDKKINDADDRGYEINTATDLMHQWSIDKSGELFRIEALYSRNVIGTVYVLLYEPEIEYLIIELENGQKLALSPGSVFHCEMNEKLTVLSIVSNIHDKPFINTYISQGPDNVKEITLPAAIVIQPSWELQFRRASLDLGSISFRTRG
- a CDS encoding L,D-transpeptidase family protein, whose product is METTELKQLCVALNIDIGEKKPQIEPVELPKTPAIPVKDKFARDDLFPDAILSYSGSTPYLILVEKSSHTLFLLKYDKGKQTVVESFDCKTGRNNGDKKEHGDEKTPEGIYFLINKYSRKEIQRLVGKDNAYQYGEIAFVTNFPNAIDIQKGKNGSGIWLHGTDEPFEKTSSNDTRGCVVTTNESIVKLSKYIEPGKTPIIILDTVNFKSRDEMNKQSKTAMELIQDWKTAWENKKIDGYIKHYASSFSSQGMTRNQWKIDKQGKFERNNEYNIDLKDIIILAHNGNIVVQFVQNYSIKNTNFSTVGTKTLYLVPEQNTWKIVAEQFR